A window of Falco cherrug isolate bFalChe1 chromosome 11, bFalChe1.pri, whole genome shotgun sequence genomic DNA:
GAGAGACCTCAGTGGTACACCTACCGGGTGGGTGACGACTAAAAGACCGTAGAGCACGAGCCATATGTATTGCATGGGCATCCTAATAAAGTGGAGCTACTACTGCCCGTAGCCAGCTCATCCCCAGCTACGTAGCAGGCCTAACTGGTGATGTTTCTTTGCTGTGATAAAAGCAAATCCTGCAAAACAACTTTTGCACGGACCTGCATCCATTTCACTCATTTTCTTTGTGTCTCGTCTTTAACATCACTTACTGTGACTAGGCAAACCACAGGGAAAATGTTCACAAGCCAACCAACTTTGCAGATATGCTACCAGTCCTTACGGCCTATTTTGCATTCGTGGTGACACTCGTCCCAGAAACCTCACAGTGAAAGCTTATTTGTCCGAGTTGGGGGCGAAAAAAACTTACAAGGAAATTTTTATTCCAATATTGACTCTCTGTGTAACTGCTAATAAACAGGTGAGAGCAGCACAAGAATTCTATGAGCAATCATCATTACCCATAATAAGCAATGCATTTCTTACCCAGAAGCTGTCTAAACATAAAGCTGGGCGTAAGTACAATACCTCAAACGCGTCCTTGAGTGGCAGCTTTCGGTGTCTCATCAGATAAGCCGTGCAAATGGCAGCTGAGCGGCTGCGGCCGTTTTTACAGTAAACCAAGCACTTCCCACCGCTCTTCACAGCCTCTTCTATAGCATCGCTGCACTGCTCGAAGTACCGGTACAGGTCTTCGGCCGGGTCATCGAACACCGGGACCCGTATGCCCCGGACCCGCTGGAGCCTGGGGAACGGCTGCTGCCTGGTGACATTAACGCAGAAGGTGACTCCCTCTCGCGTGAGCAGGTCCTCGTTGCAGGCCGCCCTGGCATTGCTGATGAGCAGCGAGGCCGTGACCTTGCAGAGCTGGACCATCGGCCACCGAGGCCACCTTGTCACTGGCCCCAGTGCCGGGCTCCTGGCTGGCTGCTTCTGTGTGGCGGCCGGGCTGCGGCACGGGCTGGGGTGCCGGGGGATCGGGGTGCCGAGGGGATTGGGGTGCTTCGCCCAGCAGTGCGTAGGGAGCGCTGcctggcagccagctgggctgggctatATTTAGCCCCGCTGCACAGTCGTAAAGGCTTCAGGCAGGTCCTAGTGCCTGCGGGATCCTCAgagctgcctttaaaaaaagctaaaaacacTTTCAGAGCCCACAGATCATTTGCAAAACAATTGGATTTGTaccatccctgtccccacagcagctccttACAAGAAGCCAACACCCCCATCTCCCTTGcaggaaggctgctgctgctgctgctgctgcggctgcttctgctgctgctgctgctgctgctgcggctgctgctgctgctgctgctgctgctgcagcgcGAGGCAGTGCCGATGCAGCGATGCAACGTGGAGCTGATCACCTCCAGGTCACgctgctgcccctcacccaCAACAAACGCAACCTTTGCGTAGCCAGAAGATGATTTCCCGGACTAGCTAGGTACAGTACCACTAACCCTTCCAACCTTCAGTAGAACTGCCGGTGCGgtgccagggcagagggagcGCAGGCAGGGGTCCAGCTGCGAGGGGCCGGTGGGGATGGGGCCAAGGGCCCAGCCGAGGCAACGCTGCAGCAGCCGGTGGCTGCAGGGCCGGAGGCAGGtaccagccacagctggtggGCTGAGCCTGGGGCTGAGCATCTCAAACAGTTTTCTCTCCGGTCACGATGCAAAAAAAGAGCCTGTGACAGGTATTTGCTGCTGGCACAAAGATGGACCTGGACTATCACAGCAGCAGGGCATGGACATCAGGGATGGTGTGAGACCCAGTGCCACAGCAAAGGCTCAGCTGTGAGGGATGAGGGTGAGCTTCTATTCcaccagggagggaggggaagccCACCTGCTGCACACCGGCCACCACTTGGTCAACAAGGGCCTGACGGAGAGGTGCCAGCTCTGGGGCCAAGGCAGACACTCCCCTGCATGAGCACAAGAGAGTTGTGTCTCCTGCGcctctgctgcccttctctgcccCACTGCTTCCTTCGCCCAGGGCTGGCAAAAGGCTCTTGCCAGCCCCAGGACGTTCAGGTCCCAGGAGCTGAAAAGGATAAAGCTCAGCAGGAGAGCATCGCCCTGATGCTGCCCGCCCCAGCAGTGTGAGGGGGCCCTTGGGTTTTCCTGCAGCCACaatttgggggattttttttttaggcccTCCCTGGCACCGACTGCCACCCAGCTCAGCGGTGTCACCGCACACCCCCACCGCCGGGCCATGCTGCTGCAGGTCAGGCGAGGAGCCTTTCTGCAGCCACCGCCTGGGATGTGCCCCATCGGCCGGGCACACACCAGCTCCCCGCACTGTGGAAAGGCACCAGCCACTGcccagcctccctcctcccacctgggaggtggcagagctgcttctttcttcttcctgcccACATCAGTGGCCTTTCTTGGGCCCTTGCAGGGGTCCCTGCGTACCGGTGCATGGACATGCTCCCATTCAAACCTGGGTGCAAGGAGAAGGCACCAGCGTGATCCAAGGCAAGGCAGCCCCTTTGCAGCACACAGCACTCGTCAGAGCCATTTCGGCTGTGCTGAAGGCCATCGGTTTCCAAAGCAGAGCGCACTGCACCCCCAGGACGCCAGGGAATGGCATTGCCAAGCAAAGCAGCCCAGGCCATGGTGGAAGGGCAACGTTGCCTGAATTCCTCTGCGTGGCCCGTGAGTCCTGCCTGACGGCATGGCGGCGTGCCAGGGGTGCAGCTGACAGCCCCTCTCCCGTGGGTCCTGGCTGATGCCACACGTAGGCACaagagcagccagggagggtgctgggagcaACTGCTCTGAAGGCGGCATTCCCAGCAtctgcctgtgcaggcaggcCCAGCGCTGCCAGATCAGACCTGAGCCGCTGCCAGCGAGGTCAGCCGAGGGCTGTGGGCATGCACGTaccctggaaaggtgatgatGATGACGGTGATGCAACTGGAGCAGGACAGGGAAGCTGCGGCTGTTGCACGAGGTATCACCAAGTCCAGCATCCCTGGGACCTCCAGCAGAGGAGCACAGGGCTGAGGGAGGCCATGCCGAGGAGGTGACCTCTTGCGCTGACCAAGGCAGCTGGCTGCCCGCTGCCACAAGATGACACTGCCTCTCTGAAACCATCACAAGTGCTGTGTGATCACCATTAGCCCACCCTTCTAACGAGCTGCCCAGCAAAGGTGTGATGCCACATCATAAACCACCCATCTTTTCTGTCAGGGCAGCAATAAGGATGCTTGAGCAGGGACTGGTTCTTGCTGACCTGAAAGCTCAGGCTTTGGGGCATCCCTGCTGTGGCTGAGGCACTGAGCACTGCAAGAGCTTGTGGGACTGGAGGTCAGGTCCCATCCAGCCCGAGGGGCTGCCCAGGTCCTGGCTGGCTGAAAGTGagtggtgctggcaggagcacTGCGGTGGGATCTCAGAGGGTGAGGAGCAgtggaggaaaaatgaaattcttaCGCTCAGCAGAGCTTCTTCCAGGCTGCCCTCTGTCATCATTTCCAGAAAATCATGGTAGTATTTAATTTGCAGTCATGGGTCTTTAATGAGGGTCATGCCTATGTCCCTCAGGATGAGCACGCTGGTCTTTCCCTTCCCGATGCAGCAGAAGAAGAGGGACATGGTGTCCTGGATGTGCCCCACCGCTCTCTTCAAAGACATAAAAGTGGCCACAGCTATCTGAGTGTGCCACAGGGGCTCCAGAACTTCCCACCTGGAAAACCACAGAAGCGATGGGGTCCATTATTGCAGCTGCCCATCAGCAGGCTGTGATCGAGTGCTGGTGGTCCCAAGGCTCTTGGGTGATGCGTCACTACAGGTGACAGTTCTGAGCTGTGGCTGGAGCCAGCGGTGAAGGGCCCTGTTTCTCATCGAGCAGTTTTTAGGAGAGTTGGCTGTTGTACCCATTACACACAAAGGGTCCATTTTTGGACCCGCTCCACAGCAGGAGGTTTGCTTTGGAGATGTTTGAACTACTCTCCACCCTGGGGGTGGGATATGAGATGTTCAGTCACCCGGTCCATGCGGCGGGGGAGCCTGCACCCCCTGCAGTGGCCAGGGCAGCAAGGTTTTACCTGCAGGTCTTACCTGGCATGTATGCCTTGTCGTCTGTCAGGCAGGAGATGTCAGTGAGGTTCCTGGCTGGGGAGAAGACTGGTCCCTGCACAGTCAGGTCACCTTTCCCAGCCTGGTCTCCTGCAGGGGTGGTGTTGGGGGAGCGGAAGGTGGGCATCTGGACACCCTGCAAGCAGAGGAAATAGAAAGACGGAAGGGCTGGAGAGAAAGCACTGAAGATGCCCTGCCAGAGCTTTGGAGAGGAGCTGCCAAGCCCTCGCACTCACCATGAAAGCTGTGCTGGACCCAGGCAGAAGCACCCTCAGCCCCAGTGCATCCAAGAGGCTTCCAGAGACTGGGATACGGACCACATCTGTGCGGGACTTGGCCAGGAGCCCTGGCATGTGgtccctgcttcccagggaggGGAAAAGTAACGACAGCCTCTGGCCCAGGAGCAATTCCTGAGCCCCCCCCAGGTCAGAGACGGGGTGGAGGGTAGGAGCCCACCTTgcgcagctggagctgctgttgaGCATAGGCAGCCAGTGTCCCAGATGGCAGCTCCCGCTGGGAAGCAAGCGAAAGCCAGGCCATGATCTGcatccaccagcagcagctcttcagctCACCACCACTGGtgctgtggtggcacagggagggtcacggctgcccccagcccaacTGGAGACatgctggagagcagcacagcGCCAGGACTCGCCCTCGTGATGCTTGGCTGCATGGGGAGATTGGTAGGGGTGTCCTGACACTGCGATGCAGTGACGGTGGGTTGTGGCCTGTGGACAGCCTTACcttgggtggtggtgggcagcACCATGAGTGCCGCAGCCCATGTCCCAGAAGTCCATCCTTGCTCATCTCCGGCTGGCGGGTGCttccccatggcagggggctgtggagagctcagccctgccctgagggccccaggggcagccccacagagcagatggggctggggtgctgtggggtggggggctgatGCCGCTGGGGCCCCGTGTTGCTTTGGCAGGTCCTGACACCTGTCTGCCTGGGGGGATGCTCCACGTGTCCCCTGCGCTTTGCCTGGCCTGTGCTGTACCACATCTTCCAGGCCCCCACGGTGGGAGCCGGGTGCTGCTGCGGGggtggcagtgctgccagcctctgccATGGGGAAGGCTGCATAAGCAGCCCAGCAATCCAGTCGAGCATCACTAGCATCTTCCCCAGCCTTCCCTGCCAGTGGGGGGGGCCGCCTGCAGCcccccttcctgcagcagccctgcagtcCCCACGGGCGACCAGCTTGCTATGGGCCGTGTGGAAATCACTGGGAAGAATCTGTAAGTGGCAAGTAAAGGAAGGAGCAAGTTTGTTTAGGCTGTGGTTGCCTTAATTTGTACAGTTAAATTGCCATTGCATCATGACGAAGTGTTTTCCGCTGTCCCCTTTCTTCACCTGAAGCGTAGGGCTGATGCCCCGGGCAGCGGGAGATGCGGCACAGCCTGTTGGAGGGACTCGCTCTCCTCCCCGTGTCTCAGCTGCTGGTGTGGGGGGGCCTGGccactgcctttgctgctgccgGGCTGCGCTCCGTGGTTTCGGTGGGCAGCGCAGCCTCTTCCCCCCTTTCGCCACCcccctggcagctctgcccccccgcccgccccgcgctccATCCCTCGCCCCCGGTGCCAGCAGCGGTGGCCAGGCGCTGCCGTGTGCCCCCCCAGGGTGGGGAGGCTTCCAGTGCCGAGGGGCACCGAGCCGGGCTGAGCCGGCTGCTCCGTGCGAGCCCCTCTGCCCTGTGTCCCGCGCCAGCTCCCCATCACCTCCTCAGGGGTGTTCCTGCTGGGCACCGTCACCTCTCACCAGCAGAAAAACGGCTTTcgctgctttgttttcctccctgAGCACTTGCTATTTGCTTCTGTGTGTCAGTGCAGCCCAAACATCTGTTTAGAGGGCTTACCCCGCCGCAAGACAACGGCTAAGGGCAGAGCGCCGCTGCCTTCGCAAGGCGCCGCTTGCGCTGGGTGTCCCCTCACGCCTGCTTGTTACCCAAACCGTGATTATTTTGCGTGGCATCACGAACCCTCCACCGATCCGTATGGGCAGCTCACGCTGGGATTTGCCAGACACGCCTGCTGGGACTTAATGGGCTCACCAGCCCCCGGCAGCTCGCCCCAGCACCGAGCTGGGAGggccccagtgccaccagcccGCAGCAGCATTGTCACACCGGCACCACCAAACATCACTGCCTCGCTAGGAGGCTATGGATGCTTACGAGCCGCCTGCCTGCAGCCGACTTGAGGACGGTCCTTCTTGCCCGAAAGGTTGTCCCCTCCCACcgcctgccctgtccctgtccccgcGCAGAGGGACCAGGCGCAGCGCAATTAGCGGTACGTGCACGCTTAACGATCAGCTAAACGCAAACGCCATCTCCCGGCAGCCAAGCCAGTCGCCTGTTCTGCGAGAGGACGGTCAAACGCATCGCCCGGCTAGAAAAGGTGTGATGCTTCAGTCCGCAttttgctggggggggggggggggtgttcaGGCCTTGGTGCCGCTGCCGGTGGGGGCACGGGTGGGAACGGCTGGCACGAGCAGCCCCGGCTACGCTGGCTCTCGCCCGTCCTCTCGCCACGCACCGCTGGAACTGCCCCCATCGCCTCGGCCAGCTCAGCCCTCACACCCCCACGCCTTCCCCACGCACGTTCTTAGCGGGGAACCTGCAAACACACGGCGTTCAGCAGCATCGCAAACCCACAGCAGTGTTTTCCAACGGCTTTAATACACGCACAGCTCCAAGTGGCCATTATTTAAGATCACAATTAGACACAGAGGAGGCAAAGGAGGTGACTGACCAGTCTGCAAACAAGTTCTAGGAGGTGGCCAAAATTTCTACACTTGTCTGTATTTATAGAGAAGCGGGCATGTGGTGCCAATAGCTGTAACTGcaggacaggaaaataaagaaatgcctaCTCACTCAAGGGTATCACTCAATTTATTACATTTAAGTGATACTTGCTTCCAGGCAGTTAAGATGGCTTTTAGCAGTTTCCAATTACCCAGCCTGTGTCAGACACTTCATGAGCAGCTTTTCAGCGCATCACCTTGACTCCTGCATTCCCCTGCTGCggtggccagggcagggctgcagcacaaaCCTTTCTGCAGCATCACTTCAGCCTCCAGCATGTGCTCGGGATCAAACATCCACGTCACCGCCACGGCCCAGCGGTCTGCTCCACACGCTGTTAACCCTGCCAGCGGCTGCACTACTACAAGACCACAGTAAATAATCAGCACAACACTTATTAATGACAAATACCGAGGATACTTCTGATTCCTTGTACGATCATGCCATGACTTTTTGGGCATCTGTATGAGGACGAGAACATTCAGCATACTTGCTTTGCTGACTCAACTCCGGTTCAACTTGTTTCCACGCACATCACAGCCATGCAACCTGTTCCTCCAGGCTGCACGGGGCTGAACACAGGCAAACCGCTATCACCAACACTGGCATCGGCCCATTACAAACCCTGGGGCTGAAAGCATCATTTTATACCTCGGGACTCCTGACCTGGCCTGCATCTGTGCtttaacaaggaaaaagaaagaaaactccaaacTCAGcttaaatgcagaagaaataaaactgccctgtaaatacagatttaaGTCTCCAGCCTTTTTATTTATACAAGGATTCAAAGAACATATTTCAACTTTAGATAAACAGTGCAAGAGAGTTACAAGTACCTTggtaacagaaagaaatagatAACTGTCCAGCTATGCCAATAAGTGAAATAATTCTTACTCCTGCAAATAGAAATGCATCTGTTTAAAGCAGAGGTGGACTTTAGATATTTTGCTATACCTTAGCCCCTACCAAGCCCACCGGAAAACAACAGGCAGTTTGTCATTTGTAAATGATAAGTAGCTGCACTCTCAAAGCCTTTTGAGACCCTCGCCCTTAGTTAAAACATACACATTATGGCACAAAAGAGCAGGCTGAAAGACAGAGACACTTGGAAATCCACTATTTCTGGTTCTCCCCTTTCCAGGGACAGGGGTCCTTGccaatattttttcccagacCACCACCCCACTCTGCATCCCTGTGAAGTTCAAGGCCTTTTCAAACCAGACCACCAGGAACCACCACCTTGGTAACACGGAGGCAAACAttcctccccagccacccccctcCCAGAGCTCCCCACTCGCGTACCCGGCCCAGGGCAGCCCTCCATCCGCCTCTGCCACGGGGCTGGGCACGTCTGTCCCCTTTCTGAGCGGGCAGTGGCCCAGGAAATGTCATTTATAAGCGCTGAAAGGCCCCAGGCTCTGTGCCAGCCCGAGCATGGGCTCAGGGCTGGCCTGGACCTGGGGTGGCTTCAGCTTGTTGAGCCCTGCCAGCGGCTGTCCAGCCACTGGGTTAATCGCGGGTTGCTTTAGGGGGGCTGTAGTTTAGAGCGACACGAGCCGATACCCTGGGGGGACCTGGCCAGTTTGGCTCCCCGGTGGAAGGTGACATGGCCGAGCACAGCCCTGAGCCACCCGTGGAAGGTGGCATGGCCACGCGCAGCCCTGAGCCACCCGGTGGTAGCGGGTCAGGGGAACCACCTCAGCGCgatgaagagaacagaaaaaaatgaataaccAGGAACcgacaaaaagcagcagcacaggctgacCGTGTGAAAAGGCATACGAAATAAACTCAAGTGGACCTGGGGCTGAGGCGGGAGGAAGCGTCAGCTCCAACATCTTGGGATTCCTGGGAAAGAGGGGGCAGAGCCCCCGGCACTGCCCTCGCCCGCCCGCGCAGCCTGTGGACGCTGATGCTGGTCCAGCCCCCAACTCGGTGCCAGGAGGGCTGGAGCGGTCACCCCTGGGGCCCAGAGGGACACCGAAGTGGGAGCTCAACCCCAGCCAAGGGGGGAGGCATCACCAAGGGCTTCTACTGTATTCTTGAGGCTttgccttattaaaaaaaaccctggactATCAGGTTTTATTATGGTAACGGGATCAATAATTGGGGCTattaaattgttaaaaaattaattggaCAATGAATAAATTCTTGGCTTCATATTTAAGGTGTGCTCCCCTTGGGGCCTGTGAGAAGGTTCTGAGGGTGACAGGCTGACAGCAAATGCTAACTGCACAGGAATGGAAATGACAAGGACTTTCCGTTCAGTCTCCcattctgcaaagcaaaacattgaCCTCAGCATCCATGTGTTAAAACTCCAATCCAACCATTTTTTTTGAAGAAGGTACGATGTTTTAATGTCCCCTCCCCCTGTTCTTTTGCTTTGGACATAAAGTTTCTGCAGACTGGTTGTGGGGATTTCTGTAACTGAAGGCTACATTCGTATTGGCAActctgggttaaaaaaaaaaagaaaaaagacaggaaCCCTTTAGAGCAGTAAAAGTAGTATGGAACTTGCCGTATTTCTAGAAGTAAATAAATCTGTATAAATCCATGACCTGTATTTGTCCACTCCTGGGTTCTGATGGGTCTAGATGGATCCTTCAGCCAATGTCCAGCATCCTGACCTTCGTTTCTGAAACCCTACCAGATTAGATCAGTTTTAACCTTACAAGAAGGTGAGTACAAGGCAGAAAGGATACCAGGTCAGTAACATTAGTCGCTGTGACTTGGAGAAGCCAGTCAAAGTTGGCCTAAAATCTCTGCCTAGTCTGAGGCACCGTCAGCATCGTTACCTGGCCCCAAGTGGgacccctgccccagggagggcaggtgACAAGCTCCTCCCTGCCCGCCTGTACCAGTTCTCAGCGTTACCTTGCTCATGTTCTCATCTTCCCTTAAATTGCACATTCTAGAAACTGCTaatgttaaatttattttttttcccctttctttgaAAAGCCAAACCCCAACCCCATAATGTTTGCTCAGCCCAAAGACACATCTCCTCTAGCAGGAGAGGAAATGCTCCGACATTCGCTGTGCAGACCAGTAAGGCAGAGAGATGCgcctctgccctccctctcGCCCGCAGCACAAACACATCTGAAACTCAAACCCAGCCCTGTACAAACGAAGCCCAAGCGCTGGGCATGCTCTTGGCCCAACCAGGCACGGTGGCTGCGCTGTATCTATAACATCTGCTAAACCTACGCTCCAGCCGATGCTTGCCGTACCTGCCAGGTACAGAAGCCTCCTGGAAGCCCTGAAGCACACAGCCCTATAAGCACAGACACTCCTACAGCTACATGAGGGTATTTATATCTGTCGCTGACCACCCCCAGTCTCAAAACTCAGTACGGAGCCCACCCCACCAAGCGTTTCGGGGTCAGGGCAGCCACCCGTGTGACCCAGAGGCTGGtgtgtggtgggacggggcagcagaggctgagccTGGCCCTTCCCTGAGCCAAACCAGAGCTGCTGGCGGGTGCCTGACCCACCGTCTCACCCCATCCCCGCAGCCGTTAGGGAAGGCGCATCAGAGGGTAGGGAAGGGACATGGAAAGTGGGGATTCACTTAAAAACCTACAATGCAACAGGAACaaacaccagaagaaaaataaaaatcccaaacGAAACGTGTCCCATCCTCACATCCCCCTGGTAGATGCTACCTTGAGTCCATCTCCTGGGTGGGGACAGTGCCCAGGGCTAAcggccaccagccctgctctgccccagggcagctgccccgGGGGCGCTGCCATACGTGCCAGCTGTGAGCTCTCACAACCAGCTGCAATGCTCCAGTTAGTAAAAAGTCCCTGGTCTTTcttatttaccaaaaaaaaaagggattccCACCCACAGCTGGGGccaaaggaggaggaggcagcacaACTGTCTGTCAAGTGGAGAATCCCACTGTGCATATTTTCATCTCTCTGTTACCTACGACGGTACTGCACTGCAGGTAGAAATTGGACCATTATTACTTGGGTAAAAAATGGCTTTCCAACTagcatgcaaagaaaaaataccccaaCCCCCAACCCTTAACACTCATTCCCAGTCACTTAGATGTAGGAGACCTACATTTCAAATTGTCGTCAGCTACAAGCTCTAGTCAAGAAACCCACTTGTGacctttccaaagaaaaagggAGTTCTGCATTTTTGGGTCCAACAGCCACTGCCAAACCGTTTCAGTTCAACCCACCGAACCTGCTCACGCTCCTACGCACGCCGCTGGAAGCGAAGGGCCATCTCTCTCTGCCTGGGAAGTACAGAGGAAAAACCCGAAAGAGCCCCTGAATGCAGCACTTGAGCAGCGCTGACGCTCTCGGTCTCTCCGCGGTACGACGTGGCGTTGCTCTCGGCACCGTCCTGCTTTCGGCAGCTGTATGGGAAGCAGCGCTCTGGCCAGCGGCTGGGAAACAGGATCAGGGCAATTGCATATTCCATGGGGGCAGCAGAAGAGCTGCCCTCGGAGGGGCCAGCCGGGTTCCCCCCGGCAGCCTCTGCAAAGGCTCGTTTCAGCCCCGAGAGCCAGTTTGTGGCAAtaacaaaagtaaaacaatGAGGTACGGAAAGAAGGGCCCAGCACTGGGGAAAAGaccaagaaagaagaaaacagctgctCGAGCACTGCCAGAAATAGCAAACAACTGAaacctttttctcctccctctattttttttttttttttttttttttttttgccaaggtGAATTAAATATGTcctttggttggttggttggttggttggttggttttggcaAAGTGAAGCCCTCGGCCGCAGTCTCTTTCCTGGCTGTGCTAGTGAGTTACCGCCACAAGTGCTGCACGGCGATGAAAGCCAccgagaggaggaggaggaaggcagagggcAAAGATCTGCTGCTGGCTCCATTGATGCCGTGTCCAGACTGCTTAGGAATAGCGTGCGTTTctggctgcctggtgctggggctcTTAGAAAGTCTCTTGCCACAGACGTCATCAGGACAGCTGTCGCCACTCCCGGAGCCACTCATGTCGTCACCTGCACAGAGACAAACGTGGGGTGAGCCCCGACTGCCTTCCCTATGGTGGGTGccatccctgccttccccttgcTGCCACCCAGGGAGTTctggccaccagccctgccctggccacctcctcctctctgcgCCCCCCCCCTACGGGATGCAAGCCCACACCTGATCTCCAGCTGACGTTAAGTGCCCCCGGCAGCCAAAAGCCAGGCCACCACGATCCCTCTGCCACCAGGGCCCAGCTGCGGGGGCTGCACGGAGACCCATgcaggctgccagggctgctcagcctcTCCCGCCTGCTGCGGACCTCTCCGGTCCTGCTAAACTCACTTGCGTCTTGGAAATCCACGTCGTTCCCAATGTTAGCGTTGCCCAGCCGGTTTGTCATGATCTTCAGCTGCATGATTTGCTGGCGAATGGTCATATCTGGCTTGGTGATGTCCACCTCCACCTCCGGGTTGTTAATCTGATTAGCTAAGCCGTCCCCCATCACCTCGGGCAGGTAACTGCGAAGGAAGGTGTTAGGTTTAGATGTCTCCCCCCAGCCAAGCTCACCTCTCCCTGTTACACCAGTGACCATCCAGCCTCTCTGAactgcagagaagctgcaggCAGTGGCGCTGGCTTGTCCAACAGCCTCCGCGTGCTGACGTTTGCTGCAAGGCAGTCAGCTCTGTGGATGGCCAAGCCATGCTGCTGTGGCCAGACCCCACCAGTCCCCTGGAGGTCGCCCTGAAGCCAGCTCAGCTTGCAGGAGGTGGCTGGTGGCCTTGCAGCATCACTGTCCTGGCATGGGGAGAGGTTTCCTGCAGGACAGgctctgtgtggggctgaggggTTGCTCTCAGGCCGGTACCCACACAGCCACAGCGGCGCTCCCCATGGAAAAGCTCTGCCCATATGGGAGGCTGCAAacacctccatccctgccccagTTGAATGCTGTGGGGAGTGACACCTGGGACGACTGAATCCCCCCAGCCCCGTACAACGAGACGGGCCCCCAGGGAAGCTTCAGT
This region includes:
- the DUSP28 gene encoding dual specificity phosphatase 28, coding for MVQLCKVTASLLISNARAACNEDLLTREGVTFCVNVTRQQPFPRLQRVRGIRVPVFDDPAEDLYRYFEQCSDAIEEAVKSGGKCLVYCKNGRSRSAAICTAYLMRHRKLPLKDAFETVKSARPVAEPNAGFWSQLQRYEEDLQIAKQSDLLSKGLKNSNV